Below is a genomic region from Candidatus Cloacimonadota bacterium.
TTCTATCAACAACAAGCTTTACATTATTGATGAAGTGCACACTCCAGACTCTTCAAGATTTTGGTATGCAGATAGATATGATTTCTTATTTAAAAGAGGAAAGAAACAAAAAGCATTGTCAAAAGAATTTGTAAGAGAATGGTTAATTAAGCAAGGCTATGATGAAACTATCGGTGCATCTTCTTTAACTGACTTAACAAAAGAAATGATTAATGAAACTTTATTAAGATACATAAATCTTTACGAAAAATTAACAGGGAAAGATTTTATTCCTGGAGATATGAGTATGCCTCTTGAAAAAAGAATTACTAATAATCTTAGAATAGCAGGTTATTTAAAATGAAAGACGATTTAAGTGCATTAGAAAATATGGTTTATAGTGGAAGGGGGATAATTATAGGTGTTACCCCTTCTGGAAATACATTTATAAGTTATTTCTTAACTGGAAGAAGCCATTCAAGCCGCGCAAGAAAATTAGTGCAGCAACAAAAAACAAAAATAATAAGAACAGAGGTCACAGACAAACAACAATTAAAACAGGGTGATTTAACTTTGTTATTATACCCAGCTATTATTCCAATAAGAAATACATTAATCGCCGGCAATGGCGCCCAAACACAACTCCTTTATTCTAAAATTAAAAATTCAATGGATAAAATGACTGACAATATCTTTTCTCTTTCTGATATTATGAAAAAAGCATTCAGCGAGCCGTTTTTTGTTTATGACAAAAAAAATGACAAGATGATAGACCTAACAAATTATGAGCCAGACCCACCAAATAATACTCCAAGAATAACAGCAGCAGTTTGTGGCTGGAACGGAACTATGCATATTACCCGTTGTGAAAATACAAGAAAAAATTCAGAAACACACGAAATAATATTGAGTTCTGGCAAAGGGAACTTAATAACCACATATAAAGGCGACAATGAAGAGCCGCTTAAGCCATTTATGGGAAAACCATTAGATGTTATAATTAATTCTGAAACAGCTGATAACCTTGCAGAAAATATTTATTCAGCAATATGTAGCAGAAAAAAACAAAGAAATGATTATATGATAGGTGTTGCTGTAATGTTACAAAACAAAAAAACAAAAGGTTTAGAAACGAAAATAATCAATAAAATTGAGAAGGGGAAATAAAATGAGTAAGAAAATTCAGTTAGGCAGATATGGCGAAAATCCTCATCAAACTGCATGGAAAGAAATTGATGAATCATATGATGGACCGAATGTTTTAACAAAAATTTTACATGGAAAACCGTTAAGTTATAATAATCTACTTGATGCAAACACAGCATTAGAGGTAATGTTAGATTTTCCAAGAGAGCCTGCAGCGGTTGTAGTGAAACATCAGAACCCTTGTGGATTGGCAACCGGTTATGACTTAAAAGAAGCCTTTAAGAATGCCTGGTTTGGTGATGAAGTTAGTGCATTCGGTTCTGTTGTCGGTTATTCACAAAAAGTAGATCAAGATGTAGTAAAACTATTAACTAACAAATTTGTAGAAGTGTTAGTTGCACCTGATTATGATGAATCTGCTTTAACCTGGATTAAGAGAAAGAAATCTAAAAAAAACCTTCGGGTTATTCCAACCGGGAACTTAGAAAACCCACCGAATTTTATAGAAAAACATTATATCAGAGGTGGCGTAATTTCTCAAACACAGAATAATAAAATTTGTCTTGGTGATAAAATTGAGGATATTCTAACAAAACCCAAACTCAGAACCGAGCCAAAAACTGGAACTAAATATAAAATAGGATGTGTAACCAAAAAAAAATTTAAAAATAATATGGAAAACCTTGTAAGATTTGCGATTATTGCAGGGAAACATGTTAAATCAAATGCAATTATTTTAGCATATGAGTACCAAACCGGAAAGTGTAGATTATTAGGCATAGGGGCGGGTCAACCAAACAGGAAAGATTCTGTAGAAAAATTAGTAATTCCAAAAGCAAAAGAAAATTTGATGAGACAATACTTTAGAGAACAAAGTTTGGATTATATTATAACTATGGATAGAATAATTCATGACAAAGAATGTGAAAATAAAATATCAAAAGAAATTGAAGCATATACAAAAAATATTTTATCCTCGGAAAAGATGGTTTTATTTTCTGATGCCTTTTTCCCTTTTAGAGATGGTTTAGTTGCTGCGGCACAATCAGGCATTAGATATATTGTTCAACCAGGAGGCTCAAAAATGGATGAAAGTATTATTAAAGCTGCAAACGAATATGGATTAGCTATGAGTTTCACTGGCATCCGCCATTTCCGACATTGAAAATTTATCAGGAAGGAATATAGCAAAAAATGAATAATAAAAAACCACTTCCAAAAAGTGCCTTTTTTGAATTAATGAAACATGATAAGATATCTTTAACTTTTGATGATGTTTCATTAAAAACAGGATACTCTGAGACACTGCCAAAAGACATCTCTACAAATTCAAAATTTTCAAAGAACATTTCCTTGAATATACCTATAATAAGTGCTGCAATGGATACTGTTACAGAATATCCCTTAGCAATTGAAATGGCAAAGTTAGGCGGTATTGGGGTAATTCATAAAAATCTGACCCCAGAAGAACAAAGTTATCATGTTTCCAGAGTTAAATTTTATCTCAATGGATTAATAGACAAACCAAAATTTGTTTATGAGGACCAAACAATTAGCTCTGTTCTCAAAAGAAGAGAAGAAAAGAATTATGAGTTTCGCACATTCCCAGTATTAAACAGAAATGGAAAATTAACGGGCATATTAACTGGCAATGATTTTGATTTTTGCGATGATTATTCCAGATTAGTAAAAGAGGTAATGACAAAAAATGTAATCACTCTTCCACAAGATGCTGATTTAAATAAAGCCTATACCCTTATGGTAAAAGAGAAAAAAAAGGCATTACCACTTGTTGATAAACAACAAAGACTAATCGCTTTGTATACATTAAAAGACCTTAAGAGAATCAAGAATAAAGAATCTGACCTGTATAATCTTGATGAAAATGGACAGCTAAGAGTTGCCGCTGCAATGGGAGTTGGTAAAAAAGCACTTTTACGGTTAGAAAAATTAGTAAAAGAAAATCTTGATGTAGTTGTTATAGACACAGCCCACGCGGATTCAAAAAAAGTATATGAGACAATAAATGAGATTAAAAATTCATATAGGTTAGATGTTGTTGCAGGAAATATATCTGAACCAGACTCTGCATTAAGACTAATAAAAGCAGGAGTTGATGGAATAAAAGTCGGTCAAGGCCCTGGCTCAATATGTACAACAAGAGTTGTTGCAGGAATCGGGGCTCCCCAACTTACTGCAATATATGAATGCAGCAAGATTGCAGATGAATTTAATATTCCAGTCTGTGCCGACGGCGGGATAAAATTTTCTGGAGATATTGCTAAAGCTATTGGAGCAGGAGCGCATTCTGTTATGATTGGAAATATGCTCGCTGGAACAAAAGAAAGTCCTGGAGAGATTGTCTTTCTAAATGGAAGAAACTGGAAAGATTATAGAGGTATGGGCTCATCAGGAGCTATGAAATTTGAAGGTGCAAGAGAAAGATATAACCAAATAAGTAAGGACAAATTAGTTCCAGAAGGAATTGAAGGGCTAGTGCCTTACAAAGGAAAATTAAAAGATATTATGTTTCAATATGTTGGGGGCCTCAAGAGTGGAATGGGATATGTTGGAGCAAAGGATATTAAAGAAATGAGAGAAAAAGCAGATTTTAGAAGACTTACTCAATCAGGAAAAATAGAGTCACACCCTCACGATGTTTACATAACAAAAGAATCACCTAATTATTCCTTAAAACATGATGTCTAATAAAAATTAAAAAATCAAATAACATCAAATAAAATGTGTGGTATTATTGGTATAATCAGCAATAAACCAGTTTGTGAAGATTTAGTCAGAGGCCTTCACGCTTTACAACATCGGGGTATACAATCTTCTGGAATGATAAGCTATAACTCTCTTAAAAAGAAATTTAGTTCACCTATCAGAGGTCAGGGCTCAAGCACAGAAGTTTTTCGTAATACTAAATTAAGTAACATAGTGGATAATATTGCAATAGGTCACAATCGTTATGCAACATCTGGTGATAATGTTTTAATAGATGCTCAACCAATCTACATCCAAAAACCAGGAGTAGCAATCTCTCACAATGGTCAAATAGCTAATTATTTAAGTTTAAGAAAAAAATTGGAAAAACAACAATCATACTCATTCTTCACAAATTGTGATGTTGAAGCATTGTTGTTTGCCTTATCCCAAAATTTGATAGAAGAGAAATCCTATCAGGCTAAAAATACACCTTCTTTTGTAAAAGAAAAGCTTTTTCCTGCTTTAGAAAAAACAATGAGTACTAAATCAAAATACCATACTATTGGAGCATATTCAACAGTGGCAATTATTTCTAATCATGGTTTGTTAGCATTTAAGGACCCACATGGAGTCAGGCCATTAAGTTTTGCCAAAAAAGAAAAAAATAAGACAATCCAATATGTCTTTACATCTGAAACAACAGCCCTTCATTTTCTAAAGGATTTTCAAGATTCATACGAGCTTAAGCCAGGAGAGGCAATGTTCATTGACTTTGACCTTAATGTTTATCATAAAAAAATAAATCAACAACAAGAAAAGGTTTGCCCGTTTGAGTCGGTTTATTTTGCTCAAGTGGATTCCAAACTAAATGGGCAGCAAGTTTATGATGCACGCTACAAGCTTGGTTCTGCTTTAGCAGAACATTATTCAGAATTAAAAAATATTGTTGATACGGTAATAGCAGTCCCAAAATCTCCAATTCCAGCGGCAATAGCCATTGCTAACAGATGGAATAAACCATATGGTGGAATAATCGCTCGGCCTTCTCACTCTCCAATAAGAGCATTTCAGCAGGACGCTAAAAAAAGAAAAAAATCTATTGATGATAAGCTGCTTTTTATTAAATCACGCATCAACAAAAAAAGCATAGGTTTAGTTGATGATAGTATTGTTCGTGGAGAAACCTCCAAAAAAGTAGTTCATAAACTATATGAATTGGGTGCAAGAGAAGTACATCTATTTTCAACCTATCCACCTTATATAGGAATCTGCGCTGGAGGGATAGACACACCAACACAAGAAGAGCTGCTCTTAAATAATAACAGTAAAGAAGACATAGAACAAGCGAGGAAAAAGATTGGAGCAACAACATTAAATTATCTTCCGCTTGAAAAAATGCTCAAAGCTGTGAATTTAACTTTAGAAACAGCTTGTCTGGGATGCACAAAAAGACAATACCCTTTTGATATGCGAGACTATTCAAGATTTCGGGAACTTCGCAAAAAATATCGCACCCGTCTGGGCGCCGAGACCGATAAAGCAAAATGCCTAACCAAATAAGAATAAAATCCAAAATCCCGGATGCACGGGCTTTGGTCAGAAAAAAGCACATAGAAGACACCATTTTGGGAAAAATTACTGGTATAGAAATTGTTGATGTTTACACACTTGAGGCAAGGATGAGCCATTCTAAATTAGAATCTATTGCTTCAATGCTTTCTAATCCAATAACCCAGGAATCAATTGTCAATAAATATCCAATACAGAATAAATTTGACTGGGCAATAGAAGTTGGCTTCCTTCCAGGGGTTACGGACAACATAGGAAACACAACAAGAGAACTAATTGAAGATTTATTCAAAACTAAATTTCCTCCAACACAAGGAGTATACAGTTCCCAGGTTACATTTATTTCAGGAAAGCTATCCAAAAAACAGATTAAGGATATTGCAGATAACCTATACAATCCATTAATACAAAGAGTTCAGATTAAAAGCTATGACGAAGTTAAGGCTAATGGATTTGGTATTATTGTTCCAAAAGTTAAATTAGACAGAACGCCAAAAGTAAACCTTGTAGATATCCTTAATGCAAGCGATTATGAATTAAGTATAATTGGGAAAAAAGGAATTAAAAATGAGGATGGAAACAGGAACGGTCCATTAGCCTTAGACTTAAAATACATGAAAGCAATACAGGAATATTTCAAAAAGCAAGGCAGAAACCCAAATGATATTGAATTAGAGTCTCTTGCCCAATCATGGTCAGAGCACTGCAAACATACAATCTTTGCAGACCCATTAGATGAAATCACTGATGGTTTATTCAAAACATACATTCAAGGCTCAACTGAAAAAATCAGAAAAAAAAAGGCAGACAAAGACATCTGTGTTTCAGTATTCACAGACAATTCTGGGGCCATAGTCTTTGACGAAAATTATCTAATCACTTGTAAAGTAGAGACTCATAACAGTCCTTCTGCCTTGAATCCTTTTGGTGGTGCTATCACTGGAATAGTTGGGGTTAATCGTGATACAATTGGCTTTGGTCTTGGCGCAAAACCGATAATCAATACATATGGTTATTGTTTTGCTGACCCAAAAAGCAAGGACAGCCTCTACAAAGGTCCAAATTTTACGCAAAAAATGCTTTCTTCAAGGAGAATTCTTGAAGGGGTAATTAATGGAGTCAATGTCGGAGGAAATTGTTCTGGCATTCCCACACCACAAGGCTTTCTTACTTTTGACAAGAATTACAGGGGAAAGCCACTTGTGTTTGTAGGCACGGTTGGCTTAATTCCAAGAAAAAGTGCAAATAGATTATCACACCAAAAAAAGGCACAGCCAGGAGATTACATTATAATGGTTGGTGGTAAAGTTGGGCAGGATGGCATTCATGGTGCCACTTTTTCTTCAGAAATAATGGGTTCAAAAAGTCCTGCAACTGCTGTCCAGATAGGAGACCCAATTACTCAAAAGAAATTAAGTGACGCCCTTGTAAAAGAAGCACGCGACCTTGGATTATACAACAGCATAACTGATAATGGTGCTGGTGGTTTATCCAGCTCTGTTGGAGAAATGGCAAAAGAAAGTAATGGATGCTATGTCAACCTTGGTAAAGTCCCTTCAAAATATTTAGGGCTTGAGCCCTGGAAAATCTGGATTTCTGAATCGCAGGAAAGAATGACTCTTGCAGTACCTGAGGAAAAATGGGATAAATTCTCAAATTTAATGGAAAGGCGCGGTGTAGAAGCAAGCATTATTGGTAAATTTACTGATTCAGGAAAATGTGTTATTGACTATAACGATACGACAATCATGGATATTGATATAAATTTCTTACATAATGGACTGCCAAAACGACCTATGAGAACAGGTTATAGCAAATTAACACATCAGGAGCCAATTATTCCAAAATTGGAAGACCTAACAGACACACTCTACTCAATGCTTAAACGGTTAAACATTGCAAATTTTGAGTTTATTTCGCAACAATATGACCATGAAGTTCAAGGTGGTTCAGTGATAAAACCATTACAAGGAAAAGGCAGAGTAAATGGAGACACTACAGTAACAAGACCACTTTTAGACTCCAATAAAGGAATAATTCTTTCCCAGGGCATCAATCCAAATTATAGCAACATTAGCACATATCATATGGCTGCTTGTGCAATTGACACCGCTGTTAGAAATGCTGTTGCTACTGGCGCAAACCTTGATCACCTTACCTTGTTAGATAATTTCTGTTGGTGCAGTTCTGATGAGCCAAAGAGATTAAGACAATTAAAATACGCGGTTAGGGCATGTTATGATTACTCTGTGGCTTATGGAACCCCATTTATATCTGGTAAAGATAGCATGTTCAATGATTTTAAGGGTTATAATAAAAACAATGAACCAATAAAAATATCAATCCCACCAACATTACTAATATCCTCAATTGGGGTTATAAAAGATTCAAGAAAAGCAATTTCATTAGATGCAAAATTTGCAGGGGATTTAGTTTATGTTTTAGGAGAAAGCAATGAAGAACTTGGGGGCTCTGAATACTTTGCAATGATTGGTGAGCAACAGAGAGGAGAAAAATACATTGGAAATACTGTACCAAGAGTAGATGCTAAAAAAAACAAAAAATTGTATGAGGCATTATCAAAAGCCATAGATAAAAACTTAATTGCATCTTCACAAAGTATCAACAAAGGTGGTCTTGCGATAGCATTAGCGAAAACAGCTATGGGGGGAAGATTAGGATTAGAAGCTTCTTTGGAAAAACTTCCAGGAGACTGTTCAAGAGATGATTTTGCACTCTACTCTGAAAGTCAGGGAAGAATTGTTGTAACAGTAGCACCACAATACAAAAAGGCATTTGAAAAAATCATGAAAGGTAATAATTTTGCTAAAATAGGAACTATCAAAAAAGATAATTCATTTATTGTAAAAGGAAAAAAGGGAAATAAAATAATCGATACAACCACAGACTTGATGTTAAAGTCATACAAATCCACATTTAAAGATTATTAATTCAAGTTTCGCAGGAGTAATGAAAAATATTATAACTTTACTGTTTAAAACCGCACCTGCAGAAGGTAGAGAGACTATAGAAGATAATAGGAATGAATGTAGAAGCATGGGCTTCTTGTAATTACTTTACCAATTTAGGAATTGGTAAAGAGAATCATACCTTGCTTTTTACTAACAGCCCCCTAGCTGACCCACTCTCTTTACCAAGCCCTCTCTCCACTCTCTTTACCAAGCCCTCTCTCCACTCTCTTTACCAAGCCCCAGCTTGGTAAAGCATATTTCACATTCTAATGTCCTCTGATAAAATGCAAAATAATCTTATAAACCATGATAATGCAGCTTAAATCACCAATCTTGAACTTACATGTAACTATTTAAATATCAATATCTTATTGAGATATTGCAAAGATAAAAAATGAATTATTCAGTGATCTCCACTCCTGCGAAATTTGAGTTATTAAACTCATAATAATAATAAAAATAATAAAAATGGCAAAACCAAATGTTTTGGTAATGACTGGATATGGGATTAATTGTGATGAAGAAACTAGCTTTGCCTTTGAAAAAGCAGGAGCAAATTCAGAAATAGTCCACATCAATGATTTAATTGATGGCTATAAAAAACTAAATGATTATCAAATCCTGGTCCTTCCAGGTGGATTTTCTTATGGAGATGACACTGGCTCTGGCAATGCTTTAGCAAATAAAATTAAAAACAATTTCTGGTATGAAATAAAAGATTTTGTTGAGAAAGACCATCTAGCAATAGGAATCTGTAATGGTTTTCAAGTTATGGTTAATCTCGGTCTGCTCCCTGCTTTAGATAAACAATATGGTGAAAGAAATGTTGCACTAATCTACAACAATTCAGCCAGATACATTGACAGATGGGTTGATTTACAATTTAAAGGCAACAGTCCATGGATTAATGGAATAGATAAGATTAGTTTGCCAATAGCACATAAAGAGGGTAAATTCTATACAGAACCAAAAATACTGGCAAAGATTAAGGAACATAACCTAATTGCAGCAAAATATATTAAAGGCAGCATATGTAAATATCAAAGTTTAAAGGCAAATCCAAATGGCTCTCTTGAAGATATTGCAAGTATTACAGATGAATCTAAAAGACTTATTGGAATAATGCCGCATCCTGAAAGAGCCATAGATTTTACTCAACTTCCTAACTGGACATTGTCAAAAGAAAAATATCAAAGAAAGGGGAAAAAACTCCCGGAACAAGGTCCGGAATTACAAATCTTTAGAAACGCAGTAAAATATTTTCAATAATTCTTTTGAAACAATCAGCCTTTTCTGTTATTTATTATCGTATCAATATCATCTTTTTGATGAGCGTCTTACCTTCTGCTTCAAATTTATAGAAGTATATACCTGAACTCATCCCTGTCCCCGCGGACGCGGGGATCTCGAGGACATCCCAATCAACAGTATGATAACCGGCAGGTTTATTTTCATCAACTAAAGTTTTAACTAATTGGCCTTTAATATTGTAAATCTTAATACTCACATGAGCTGGTTTTGGTAATGTATAACTAATTGAAGTTTTTTTAGTAAAAGGATTTGGATAGTTTTGAGTAATGAAAAATTTATTGGTTATTATATCTTTATCAGTTTGATAATTAATGCCATCAAAAGCGAAAATCTGTATATCATCAATATTCCAGCCACAATAAGTCCATCCACCGTCGGTAGGACCCATCACCCAGCGTAAATACACAGTTGGCTGATTATCCGCTTTATCTGAGATGTCTAAATCCATTTGAGTCCATGAATAATCAGTAATCTCAGTTAAATTTTGCCAGACAGTTGTCCAATTAGTACTATCATTACTAACCCTTACATACGCATGGTCGTATGCAGGTTGTTCAACACCTAACCAACGCCAGAACTTCAAGTGCACATTATATAAATCTGAACAATCTATTGCCCGAGTTGTTAAACACTTTTCTGGAAGATTATTTGGATAGTCACCATTAAGATTATATCCATAAACATTATCTCCTGTGTAACCACTTGTTGGGTCTGGATCTCCATGTTGACCACCACCACCAGTTGGTTGACCGAACTCCCAATCTCCTGCAATATTCCAACCTGGGTCCCTGTTAAGACACCACTGGTATCTTAAGGTCGCTTCTCCAATTGCTAACCCCACTTGACGAGTAGTATCACCTAAGTGATTTGTAGTATTAGTAAAAGAAATCGTAGTAAAATGTACACCTTCACTTAAGCTTGTAGCATTACTATTAATTTCAACAATCACCTCTGCAGTGTCAGTTGGTTCAAGAAAACCAGATATATCACCAGAAAGACTTAGCCAATCAGCAATCAGGTTTTGTGTTACTTCATAGTTGATGGATAGAGTATCTCTATTCTTAATTATATATGTTTTACTTAAAGGTGAGAATGGACCACCAACAGGTCCTTCTGATTGGAAATCATCCTCAGGGTTAACCCGCATACCTCTATTTACAGTTAAAGCTTTAGTGCAAAAGTTTGCTGTACCATTCCAGGACGGATCGTCAAATACATAGTCATAAAAATCCAGCCAGGTTGAACCACTAAAGTAATAACTCTCATCCGGATTTGCTGCTGATTCAACAATAGTTCTATACTGAGCTCCAAGCAAGACAGGAACATCAGAGGTTCTGTCATACGGCTGTCCACCAGCAGATAGTTCAAGATAGATGTAAAAATCATCATCTGGATTAAGTCCAACAGGCGTTTCTAAATCTATAGTATGAAATCCTGTATAGTTAATTGTATCGGTTTTTGATGAAAGCTCATCTAACAATACACCACCTTCAAATCGGTCGTAAACTTTTACTGTGTAAATCACATTGTCTACAGCTGTAAAAAAACTCACTGATTCTAACAATTCATTGCCTTCAGATATGAATTTATTAAATGCTTTATTACAACCTGTTTTTGTATCACGCCAACCATGATAGTCATGGTAATAGATATGGTCGTAATGCAAGGGTTCGGTATCTTGAAAGGAAATTGCTCCCATTTCAGGATGTTGACAGCAATGTTTATCATAATAGGAAATCCAGAAATAACCATCAATACCCCAACCTGTTCCCCAACTATTCTTGCATATCCAGGCACCTGGCTCAGGAGCTTCAGTAACTATGCTATCATCCCAACCTATTATAGCAACAGCATGATTGGGGTCCAATGTACTACTTGGTGGTTGATAATGGATATATTCCCAATTAATAAATGATGAATTATAGCACATACAAGTTCCCAGCACACCTTTTTCCATAATCTTGTTCTTTATTGTATTAATGTCGCTTAGATCGGAACCTGCTACATACCACTCAATATCTTTAACATAGTAGAAATGATAACCAGGGTCAAATCTTAACGGAGGGGTGCTGTATGATTGACCATCTATATCTCGCACCGCTCCCTCACTACGAGTGAGATATGCAGAAGTAACTCTGTAGTCACCACCTTCATGCACAGTAAGACCTCCTCCAGTTGGTGGATCTGTATCATCATTATTATGCTGGTTGAATCCATTCCACCAATCAAGATGATATTCTGCAAGATTTGGCTCACCAATTTCTCCGGCAGCAGTCCATGCACCTGTCATCATAAGATTACCCTCTATGGCAGCCATTGCACCATGACACCAGCAGGTTCCTCCTTGTTGATTCTTAATTGAAGTTACATAATTTTCTCCGTTAACATCACGTAAATCAAAAGTGGATGGTGGGTCCGCGAAAGACTTCATAGTAATAATTAAAAAGATAAATAGTAAAATTAAAAATAATATTGCTTTTTTCATAGTCCTTCCTGTATTTTATTCTCTTTTGAAATAGAGCGAATCAACCATTGCGAATCCACCAGCTGGCGGACATTCGCAAGGTTTGGAGTTTACCCCGTGAGATAGTAAACATCTAACGGGGTTTACGGACGGAAAGTAATTACTAAGATAACAAAAGCAAGTAGATGTTTTTCACATCTGTGCTTCGTGATAATCTAAATCTCAGATACCGTATTACGAATTACTTTTGTAAATTAAGTAAATTTGTATCAAGAAAGAAAAATTTTTAACTCTGAAATACAAATTAACAGTTTGCTTTAAGGTTTATTTTTTTCTCCTT
It encodes:
- a CDS encoding IMP cyclohydrolase; translation: MKDDLSALENMVYSGRGIIIGVTPSGNTFISYFLTGRSHSSRARKLVQQQKTKIIRTEVTDKQQLKQGDLTLLLYPAIIPIRNTLIAGNGAQTQLLYSKIKNSMDKMTDNIFSLSDIMKKAFSEPFFVYDKKNDKMIDLTNYEPDPPNNTPRITAAVCGWNGTMHITRCENTRKNSETHEIILSSGKGNLITTYKGDNEEPLKPFMGKPLDVIINSETADNLAENIYSAICSRKKQRNDYMIGVAVMLQNKKTKGLETKIINKIEKGK
- a CDS encoding IMP cyclohydrolase — encoded protein: MSKKIQLGRYGENPHQTAWKEIDESYDGPNVLTKILHGKPLSYNNLLDANTALEVMLDFPREPAAVVVKHQNPCGLATGYDLKEAFKNAWFGDEVSAFGSVVGYSQKVDQDVVKLLTNKFVEVLVAPDYDESALTWIKRKKSKKNLRVIPTGNLENPPNFIEKHYIRGGVISQTQNNKICLGDKIEDILTKPKLRTEPKTGTKYKIGCVTKKKFKNNMENLVRFAIIAGKHVKSNAIILAYEYQTGKCRLLGIGAGQPNRKDSVEKLVIPKAKENLMRQYFREQSLDYIITMDRIIHDKECENKISKEIEAYTKNILSSEKMVLFSDAFFPFRDGLVAAAQSGIRYIVQPGGSKMDESIIKAANEYGLAMSFTGIRHFRH
- the guaB gene encoding IMP dehydrogenase; amino-acid sequence: MNNKKPLPKSAFFELMKHDKISLTFDDVSLKTGYSETLPKDISTNSKFSKNISLNIPIISAAMDTVTEYPLAIEMAKLGGIGVIHKNLTPEEQSYHVSRVKFYLNGLIDKPKFVYEDQTISSVLKRREEKNYEFRTFPVLNRNGKLTGILTGNDFDFCDDYSRLVKEVMTKNVITLPQDADLNKAYTLMVKEKKKALPLVDKQQRLIALYTLKDLKRIKNKESDLYNLDENGQLRVAAAMGVGKKALLRLEKLVKENLDVVVIDTAHADSKKVYETINEIKNSYRLDVVAGNISEPDSALRLIKAGVDGIKVGQGPGSICTTRVVAGIGAPQLTAIYECSKIADEFNIPVCADGGIKFSGDIAKAIGAGAHSVMIGNMLAGTKESPGEIVFLNGRNWKDYRGMGSSGAMKFEGARERYNQISKDKLVPEGIEGLVPYKGKLKDIMFQYVGGLKSGMGYVGAKDIKEMREKADFRRLTQSGKIESHPHDVYITKESPNYSLKHDV
- a CDS encoding amidophosphoribosyltransferase, with the translated sequence MCGIIGIISNKPVCEDLVRGLHALQHRGIQSSGMISYNSLKKKFSSPIRGQGSSTEVFRNTKLSNIVDNIAIGHNRYATSGDNVLIDAQPIYIQKPGVAISHNGQIANYLSLRKKLEKQQSYSFFTNCDVEALLFALSQNLIEEKSYQAKNTPSFVKEKLFPALEKTMSTKSKYHTIGAYSTVAIISNHGLLAFKDPHGVRPLSFAKKEKNKTIQYVFTSETTALHFLKDFQDSYELKPGEAMFIDFDLNVYHKKINQQQEKVCPFESVYFAQVDSKLNGQQVYDARYKLGSALAEHYSELKNIVDTVIAVPKSPIPAAIAIANRWNKPYGGIIARPSHSPIRAFQQDAKKRKKSIDDKLLFIKSRINKKSIGLVDDSIVRGETSKKVVHKLYELGAREVHLFSTYPPYIGICAGGIDTPTQEELLLNNNSKEDIEQARKKIGATTLNYLPLEKMLKAVNLTLETACLGCTKRQYPFDMRDYSRFRELRKKYRTRLGAETDKAKCLTK
- a CDS encoding AIR synthase-related protein — translated: MPNQIRIKSKIPDARALVRKKHIEDTILGKITGIEIVDVYTLEARMSHSKLESIASMLSNPITQESIVNKYPIQNKFDWAIEVGFLPGVTDNIGNTTRELIEDLFKTKFPPTQGVYSSQVTFISGKLSKKQIKDIADNLYNPLIQRVQIKSYDEVKANGFGIIVPKVKLDRTPKVNLVDILNASDYELSIIGKKGIKNEDGNRNGPLALDLKYMKAIQEYFKKQGRNPNDIELESLAQSWSEHCKHTIFADPLDEITDGLFKTYIQGSTEKIRKKKADKDICVSVFTDNSGAIVFDENYLITCKVETHNSPSALNPFGGAITGIVGVNRDTIGFGLGAKPIINTYGYCFADPKSKDSLYKGPNFTQKMLSSRRILEGVINGVNVGGNCSGIPTPQGFLTFDKNYRGKPLVFVGTVGLIPRKSANRLSHQKKAQPGDYIIMVGGKVGQDGIHGATFSSEIMGSKSPATAVQIGDPITQKKLSDALVKEARDLGLYNSITDNGAGGLSSSVGEMAKESNGCYVNLGKVPSKYLGLEPWKIWISESQERMTLAVPEEKWDKFSNLMERRGVEASIIGKFTDSGKCVIDYNDTTIMDIDINFLHNGLPKRPMRTGYSKLTHQEPIIPKLEDLTDTLYSMLKRLNIANFEFISQQYDHEVQGGSVIKPLQGKGRVNGDTTVTRPLLDSNKGIILSQGINPNYSNISTYHMAACAIDTAVRNAVATGANLDHLTLLDNFCWCSSDEPKRLRQLKYAVRACYDYSVAYGTPFISGKDSMFNDFKGYNKNNEPIKISIPPTLLISSIGVIKDSRKAISLDAKFAGDLVYVLGESNEELGGSEYFAMIGEQQRGEKYIGNTVPRVDAKKNKKLYEALSKAIDKNLIASSQSINKGGLAIALAKTAMGGRLGLEASLEKLPGDCSRDDFALYSESQGRIVVTVAPQYKKAFEKIMKGNNFAKIGTIKKDNSFIVKGKKGNKIIDTTTDLMLKSYKSTFKDY
- a CDS encoding phosphoribosylformylglycinamidine synthase subunit PurQ, producing MAKPNVLVMTGYGINCDEETSFAFEKAGANSEIVHINDLIDGYKKLNDYQILVLPGGFSYGDDTGSGNALANKIKNNFWYEIKDFVEKDHLAIGICNGFQVMVNLGLLPALDKQYGERNVALIYNNSARYIDRWVDLQFKGNSPWINGIDKISLPIAHKEGKFYTEPKILAKIKEHNLIAAKYIKGSICKYQSLKANPNGSLEDIASITDESKRLIGIMPHPERAIDFTQLPNWTLSKEKYQRKGKKLPEQGPELQIFRNAVKYFQ